ggggaccctccgacagtcaagtcagagaggagattaggcaacagtgaaaaatcagaggctcagcgggggagagagagagctagagagctcaagagcttaaagacgcttaccaaaactgttgtcttaccccattttatagtagaatgcggtatggtcccgccattaatggtgcagacagttggagagttgtcaaatcgtcgggggctgtcaaatTGCCATGGGTTGTCAAGTCGCCATGGGTTGCAAGTCATTGGAATTAATCcatatccttggcaggacaatgccccagggcggtCGTACCGCATGTCCCTGACGGGGCAACAGCCCATAGCGATTGTACAGCGTTTGGACAggttggccgactatatgtcggtattcggctgtcggaTCGTCAGGTGGTGAttcggagacaccgtcggctaatctggtgccttgtggaagtcggacgtcggctgccacccccaacagtgagtcggtgatgtgGGTTCGGCCATTTGGCCGGTTGGAAGCAGTATTGGTCTGTTTGGCCggtataccttcggtcggatattgtcggcagccattgtcggcagtcattgtcggagtcatccgtcggtccGGTggatagagtcggacgtcggtcggaccgatccgagggtaagtcggcgtacaggggtcagtcggtatatcccaacactcTCATTTCTTCTCTATCAGCCATAGGGATAAAAACAGATCCAAGATGAATGAACAATGGAAACTATGGTGATAAGCTAGAAGTCTTTAAAGATGATGACCCTCTTACTTTTTGCCTCTCATCTCCATCCCATCACCCCAAACTCGCAATGAACCCAACCCTTTCCCATCACTCCccacctccacctccacctccacATCACTTCTCCCAACCTCCTTCTACCCTCCTCCTCTTGCATTTTATCCTTGCAAGTCCCTTTGCCTCCCCCGATTCCCCCTCCCAATTCTCCAAGACATGTATATGTGGCAACTGACCATTGCACTACTATCTACTTATTTAACCACCTTTCTCCATAGTGCTATATAAATCTATGGCAGCTCCAATTGCAAATGGAAGCACATCAAAGTAGCAACATTTGCGGAGATGATGGTATTTAGTTTAGGCAAGAAACATTTAATGTATGACCACATGCCAACCAAGTGAATGAGTCCAAGATTTCCATCTTGTCGGGCTTGCGCGTAGGCCAAAAATATGCATGTGGTGATCATGGTCAAGAAGCAAACTTTAACTGGTTGTTTATGTTGTTAGGGCAAACCTAGGATATTGCATCAAGTGCCAACTTGAGTATTCCTGTGAGCACACCTAGAAAAACCAAACTACGGCAAAGGATCCTCTACTTCACCTATATTAGACTCTGCAAGCAACTTCATCTACGGTAAATGATTGGAAGCCCTATTAGCTAAATTTCAGCTTCTTGATTGCTTTTGATGTGATTTCTATTTTCTACCTTTGCCAAGTCTGTTATTTTAGTGCGTGGAAGTTTCGGAGAGGTGGAGTAGGATGTGACATGATGCTCCTCATTGATACTTTTGTCTTCtttgatttttcctttttttgtacTTTTTATGAAACTATATATGCCCGTAGTTAAGAAATAAGCTAGTTTccaattttaaaaaagaaaacataaagaatttatgTAATGAAATAAGTATCTATAATATTGTATATGTTTTTCTATATATAGCTAAAAGCACAGCAATTTCACCTAATCGAAAAGATGTCAAACAATAAACACGGATTCTGAGGCCATATTTTCCTATAGTGAGCAATTGTACTGTTATGTTCTTTGATATTAACTACGAGAAAGATAATAAATCAGGAGTATTTTCTTTAGCTTAATTAATTCTTTGAAAGTAATATTACCGTTCCAAAGCGGTGATCTTTTCATAGTTAGGTAATTTGACAAAATATCTCAAGCAATATACTATTGCTGTAAGAGATCAAGTTCATTGTTTGTTATAATTCTTAATTATGCTACAATGGATAAATTATAGCCATTATAacccaagaaaagaaaaaaaatgatacatAAATAGATTTTTGGATATTTCATAGGTTGACAGCGGTTCCTTACAACATTTTAATGGCAAGTAGTAGTTTGCTCAAGAGTCATGAAAAGCATGATCGCTAACTAAATAAAATTCATGCTGTGAGGTGAATTCTGGCATCATTCCTTGCAGTTGCCTTTATCTTAATCACAAAACACAGCCATTATAGGAACAAGGGTTTCAGTTAATACTGCTTGAACTTTGCTTTTGTGTACCATTGTATTCAAGAGTCCTAGTAGAATTCCAAAGGAAAGCCGTTAACTTTTTAAAATACAAATCAAATGTAAAAGgttatgaagaatttttttgttAAACAAAAATTGCGGCCAGTGGGAGAATTAAACATTGTCCTAAATCTTCCGTATCTCATAGTGTTGCTAAACTTGACATCGGTCCTATGTCAATCAGACACAACAAATGATTAGTTAAGAAGAAAGCATGTTTGGCTCACGCCACACGATCAACGCAATTTTCTTCTGAACACTTGAATCCTGCAATCTCTACTCCTAAAATTGAAGGTGGCATTCAGGAATGTGCAAGATTTACTGAGCTACAATGGTGATTTTGGCTTTTCCATGCCTTCTTATGTATCATCCAATAATAAAAGCATAGATCAGATCTGAGTTGTATGGTATATTATGTCCTTGTCTACTTGGCTttccctttcctttttctttttcttttatgccAGGAACGGTGGTTTATTAGACACTTAATAGGACTCTGTCTGTACTACCGAGATCAAGCATGCTGCGCCTTGGCTCAAGTTCACCAATTTTGCACAAGGTTGACATGGCTTATTTATTTTCAAGTCAAACATACTCTCTGTAGGTAAGCAACTCGATTAGTACCGATCTTGTAAGAACTGGATGacttgaaaatttttattttgtttattttAAGATGATTATACAGGCTACCTTAATTCCAGaattcaaattatataattacttataatctaaaataattaaaataagcacatttttatataaaaaataataaataaaaatattaaatatatgagtTATATTTTATacgtaaattatttatatatttatatcgtAAGCTTAATCAAGATAACTAAAGCAAGCTAAGCCtagtagggatggcaatgggtaggatttgggtcggatagtatactacccatccccaaacccgaacttaataccctatacccaaaccctacccgatacccaatcgggtaaaaaaagagatacccatccccatacccaacgggttcggggatatccgtgggtaacccatttctccatactcaatccatacccgccctatacccaatccatacccgtccattctataccaaaaaaaaaaagtaaaataattttatgcatattagcaatcaaaaatagaattaccaattatatatatatacatacatacatacgcacatacacacttctaacacacacacatacaaacatgcatacatatatgcatgcatacatatatatacatatatatataattatatatatatatagagagagagagagagagaccatatatatgtgtgtgtgtgtatgtgtgtgtgtatatgtatatgtatgtatatatgtatatgtatatgtatatgtgtgtgtgtatatatatatatatatatatatatgtgtatatgtatattcggatatgtatatatatatatatatatgtgtgtgtgtgtgtgtgtgtgtgtgtatatatatatatatatatatattcagataTGGGTTCAGGTATTACCCATACCCATAGGTTCGGGTCGGATTtgggtagaaaatagcactacccataccctacccatacccgtactatagttttcggattttacccaaacccaaacccaaacccagtcaaaccctatttttcggatTTGACCGGGTtggtagggtgtatacccatcggatcggattaattttgccatccctaaagCCTAGTTGTAGCTTAGCCCACTTGCTAGTTGGTCAAGCTAGCCTAACTTGATCTAAACTCTTTAAGCCCAAGAGTTGTCTAAGAACAACCGGCCACAACCCTGGAGGACCAAGTAGTGTATTTGTTTTTCCACCACTTAGGACTTGGACAAATTTGTGGTGCAGATGACAGAGAGATTAACACCAAGGTTTACAATTAAGCTCCCTCATAAACAAACGAGACTCGAGCGTGATTAATTTCTCCAGCATCGTAAAGTCAAAGACATCTCCTCCTCGTGGTGGCATAGCAAATTAATACAGAGCCAAAGACATTAATAAACTCCGAAACAATTGTGTCTCTTCGTAGAAGTTGCGTGACTTTTCCTACTAAGTTTCTTCTTTCATGATCCTATCATGAATTACTCACAGAGATCCAAAATAAGAATCATGTGCAATCAGTATATCTAAGAGAAATCCAATCGTAACTAAGAGAAATCCAATCGTAACTATTACGTACGTCTACCTAAGAtaagattttcttctttctttaaaGCAAAACAGTCGAGTTTTAGCTTTTCATTTCAAGCGATCTACGTTGAGATATTTTATGTCACCACGTATATTAGCTCGATTTATCCGCACAAATTCAAATCGATATGTTAACTCAAAAAGACAACAAAAGaggtgcatgcaatacggaggccaCTTAGAAGGGGCACGGTGTAAAAGGGTCCGAGTTTGTTTGCAGAATCCCAAGCAAATTGACCTCTGGTCTTGCCTCTCACAACTTAAAATTAAAAGCAAATCTATCCCTCCCTTTTTAGGTtggttagtttttaaattttagatatactTACATTTAAAACTTCAAAATAAATAATCCCTCCTTTACCACGTTTCTCTCTCTTACCTTTTAAATAAGGAACGGGATTTCCTTCTCTCCTTATATACtcacttctcttcttctctctgttATCTCTTattaaaccctaaccctaaggcGAACCCTccagagtcttttttttttttttggaaagtccTCTCCTATTTCCTGACTCCTCCTCTTTCAAGAATACCGATCGTTctgtactctctctctctctctctccaaaccCCCTTAAAACCTAACGTTGACGGTCTTTTTACGAGTACCACCAATCTTTTCTTCCCTTATATTTCCATCTTTCTATCTTATTTCCTTGTTTTAACGCCATGGATGTACCAGACCGAAAAAGGAAGACTGGTGATAACTCGGAAGCCTTCGAAGACGAACATCTTGACCTCAGCCTTGTTAGTCCTCCCACCCGTCGCCCTAAGCCTCCAATCCCACGCCCTGCCCTTCCCTTGCTTTCCCCCGGCCCACCACAGCAGTACTCCCCCCTCACCCTCCTCCCTCGCCGCCACATTTTCACCTCCCTGACATGAACGCCGTCCCCTCCGCCGCCGCCTTCGATCCCCCTGCCCGCCCCCTCCGCCCCCGCCGCAACCCCTCTCAGGCCCCCCGCGGCGCCCACAAGTCCGACACTGTCCCACCTCCCTTCCCTTGGGCGACCGATCGCCGCGCCACCGTCCACTCCCTCGACCACCTTCTCTCCCAGAATATCAGGGAAATCACCGGCGAGGCCCAGTGCAAGCGCTGCGAGGCCTCCCACATCATCTCTTACGATCTCGTATCCAAGTTCAACGAGGTGGCTGCGTTTATCCGGGCGAGGAAGCATCTGTTGCACGACCGAGCACCGGCGGACTGGATGAGCCCGGCGTTTCCGGATTGCGGTTCTTGCGGGCAGCCCAACAGCATGCGGCCAGTGGTGGCGGCTAAGAAACGATCCATCAACTGGCTGTTCATGCTGCTGGGGCAAACCCTAGGATGTTGCACTCTCGATCAACTCAAGTACTTCTGCAAGCACACCAGGAATCATCGCACCGGAGCCAAAGACCGCGTCCTCTACCTCACCTATCTTGGACTCTGCAAGCAGCTCGATCCGACTGGACCCTTTGATCGGTGATCGATCTTTTCTTGGTGCTGTTGATATGCTAGGTCTTTTCTTCTTTGTGTAGTAAGTTTGTCGTAGTGGTACGTGAGCACCTCATGGTGTCTAGTTCTGCTTTATTTGGCTctttttgtagttatttatgaaacTATACTACTATAACTACTTGTTATTTAAAGAGTATGAGATGATAGGTACTTTCGGTGCCATTATGATCAGTATAAATAAAGGTTGTTTAATTGAATGTGATAAGTGAGATCTTGTTTCATTGAGATGGGAAAaaataatctcttttttttttaaaaaaaaatttcatactaaATCAAATAGGATACCGATCTCTCTTGACATATCAGTTGATAATTATATATAGAGGTGGCTTTTAATCATTTGCAATGCAAGATTTGTAGGTCTATTCATTTGTTTTTGACATTATTTTTTCATGTTTTCCTTCTTTGGGTCACTGTGGTGTGCTGATGAAGCACATGCATTTTCAAGACTAACTGGAACGA
Above is a genomic segment from Elaeis guineensis isolate ETL-2024a chromosome 1, EG11, whole genome shotgun sequence containing:
- the LOC105032158 gene encoding uncharacterized protein — encoded protein: MNAVPSAAAFDPPARPLRPRRNPSQAPRGAHKSDTVPPPFPWATDRRATVHSLDHLLSQNIREITGEAQCKRCEASHIISYDLVSKFNEVAAFIRARKHLLHDRAPADWMSPAFPDCGSCGQPNSMRPVVAAKKRSINWLFMLLGQTLGCCTLDQLKYFCKHTRNHRTGAKDRVLYLTYLGLCKQLDPTGPFDR